The following coding sequences are from one Desulfosporosinus orientis DSM 765 window:
- a CDS encoding DUF2695 domain-containing protein, whose translation MSQGNTKRTSKKEKRREPKEQSTAEIKVLKDKKLIKEEVKARLVSGLQTAALDYDFLFNEEKASLNKDCELLSLLFHRMFFYRLNEKLSGLTCDHTFRLSKQILIQMQFSRGKINEIIEVFRKNGGLCDCEILYKVESQLIGK comes from the coding sequence ATGTCACAAGGTAATACCAAAAGAACGTCTAAGAAAGAAAAAAGAAGAGAACCTAAAGAACAATCAACTGCTGAAATTAAGGTATTAAAAGATAAAAAACTTATTAAAGAAGAAGTAAAGGCTCGACTTGTCTCTGGGTTGCAAACAGCGGCACTAGATTATGACTTTCTTTTTAACGAGGAGAAAGCAAGTTTAAATAAGGATTGTGAACTATTAAGTCTGCTTTTTCATAGAATGTTCTTTTATAGGTTGAATGAGAAGCTCTCAGGGTTAACATGCGATCATACATTCCGTTTGAGCAAACAAATTCTAATTCAGATGCAGTTCAGCAGAGGAAAAATAAACGAGATTATCGAGGTGTTTAGAAAGAATGGTGGGTTGTGTGATTGTGAGATCCTTTACAAGGTCGAGAGCCAATTAATCGGGAAGTAA